Proteins encoded by one window of Xanthomonas sp. DAR 80977:
- a CDS encoding sulfate ABC transporter substrate-binding protein → MPSLLPRRFSPLLALALCAFAGTAAARDVQLLNVSYDPTRELYRDYNTAFAKHWEQTHSGDKVTVETSHGGSGKQARSVIDGVEADVVTLALAYDVDAIAEKGKLIDPGWAKRLPDNSAPYTSTIVFLVRKGNPKQIKDWPDLLRTGVSVITPNPKTSGGARWNYLAAWAYADHIFKGDRERILGYMRALFRNVPVLDTGARGATTTFVQRGIGDVLLAWENEAFLAQEELGKDKFEIVVPKLSILAEPSVAVVDKNVDKHGTRDVAEEYLKYLYSPEGQKIAAKHYYRPRHPEYADRADVARLPKVQLVTIDKAFGSWAKAQAEHFDDGGLFDQIQASK, encoded by the coding sequence ATGCCCAGCCTCCTGCCGCGCCGATTCAGCCCGCTGCTCGCGCTCGCGCTGTGCGCGTTCGCCGGCACCGCCGCCGCGCGCGACGTGCAACTGCTCAATGTGTCCTACGATCCCACGCGCGAGCTGTACCGCGACTACAACACCGCCTTCGCCAAGCACTGGGAGCAGACCCACAGCGGCGACAAGGTCACCGTGGAGACCTCGCACGGCGGCTCCGGCAAGCAGGCGCGCTCGGTCATCGACGGGGTCGAGGCCGACGTGGTGACGCTGGCGCTGGCCTACGACGTGGATGCGATCGCCGAGAAGGGCAAGCTGATCGATCCGGGCTGGGCCAAGCGCCTGCCCGACAACAGCGCGCCGTACACCTCCACCATCGTGTTCCTGGTGCGCAAGGGCAACCCGAAGCAGATCAAGGACTGGCCGGACCTGCTGCGCACCGGCGTGTCGGTGATCACCCCGAACCCGAAGACCTCCGGCGGCGCGCGCTGGAACTACCTGGCCGCCTGGGCCTATGCCGACCACATCTTCAAGGGCGACCGCGAGCGCATCCTCGGCTACATGCGCGCGCTGTTCCGCAACGTGCCGGTGCTGGACACCGGCGCGCGCGGCGCCACCACCACCTTCGTCCAGCGCGGCATCGGCGACGTGCTGCTGGCCTGGGAGAACGAGGCGTTCCTGGCGCAGGAAGAGCTGGGCAAGGACAAGTTCGAGATCGTGGTGCCGAAGCTGTCGATCCTGGCCGAGCCGTCGGTGGCGGTGGTCGACAAGAACGTGGACAAGCACGGCACCCGCGACGTCGCCGAGGAATACCTGAAGTACCTGTATTCGCCGGAAGGGCAGAAGATCGCGGCCAAGCACTACTACCGTCCGCGCCATCCCGAGTACGCCGACCGCGCCGACGTGGCGCGCCTGCCGAAGGTGCAACTGGTCACCATCGACAAGGCCTTCGGCTCCTGGGCCAAGGCCCAGGCCGAGCATTTCGACGACGGCGGCCTGTTCGACCAGATCCAGGCGAGCAAGTGA
- the kbl gene encoding glycine C-acetyltransferase has protein sequence MTDSRLTQHYADELDAIRAQGLFKSERIIVGPQAAEIVLADGRRVLNFCANNYLGLADHPALIAAAKDALDSHGFGMASVRFICGTQDLHKQLEAQIAAFFGTEDTILYAACFDANGGLFEPLLGEADAIISDALNHASIIDGVRLCKAKRFRYANCDMADLEAQLQAADAAGCKTKLITSDGVFSMDGFIAPLDQITALARKYGALVHIDECHATGFLGASGRGSAEVKGVLDRIDIFTGTLGKAMGGALGGFTTGRREVIELLRQRSRPYLFSNSLPPHVVAAGIKAFAMLDAADDLRAQLVENTRHFRERMAAAGFDIKPGTHPICPVMLYDAPLAQRFAERLLEEGIYAIGFFFPVVPKGQARIRTQISAAHTREQLDRAIDAFVRIGRELNVIPA, from the coding sequence ATGACCGATTCCCGCCTCACCCAGCACTACGCCGACGAACTGGACGCGATCCGCGCGCAGGGTCTGTTCAAGTCCGAGCGCATCATCGTCGGCCCGCAGGCGGCCGAGATCGTGCTGGCCGACGGGCGCCGCGTGCTGAACTTCTGCGCCAACAACTACCTGGGCCTGGCCGACCACCCGGCGCTGATCGCCGCGGCCAAGGACGCGCTGGACAGCCACGGCTTCGGCATGGCCTCGGTGCGCTTCATCTGCGGCACCCAGGACCTGCACAAGCAGCTGGAAGCGCAGATCGCCGCGTTCTTCGGCACCGAGGACACCATCCTCTACGCCGCCTGCTTCGACGCCAACGGCGGCCTGTTCGAGCCGCTGCTCGGCGAGGCCGACGCGATCATCTCCGACGCGCTCAACCATGCCTCGATCATCGACGGCGTGCGCCTGTGCAAGGCCAAGCGCTTCCGCTACGCCAATTGCGACATGGCCGACCTGGAAGCGCAGCTGCAGGCCGCCGACGCGGCCGGCTGCAAGACCAAGCTGATCACCAGCGACGGCGTGTTCTCGATGGACGGCTTCATCGCCCCGCTGGACCAGATCACCGCGCTGGCGCGCAAGTACGGCGCGCTGGTGCACATCGACGAATGCCATGCCACCGGCTTCCTCGGCGCCAGCGGCCGCGGCTCGGCCGAGGTCAAGGGGGTGTTGGACCGGATCGACATTTTCACCGGCACCCTGGGCAAGGCCATGGGCGGCGCGCTGGGCGGCTTCACCACCGGCAGGCGCGAGGTGATCGAACTGCTGCGCCAGCGCTCGCGCCCCTACCTGTTCTCCAATTCGCTGCCGCCGCACGTGGTCGCCGCCGGGATCAAGGCGTTCGCGATGCTGGACGCGGCCGACGACCTGCGCGCGCAACTGGTCGAGAACACCCGCCACTTCCGCGAGCGCATGGCCGCGGCCGGCTTCGACATCAAGCCCGGCACCCACCCGATCTGCCCGGTGATGCTGTACGACGCGCCGCTGGCGCAGCGCTTCGCCGAGCGGCTGCTGGAGGAAGGCATCTACGCGATCGGCTTCTTCTTCCCGGTGGTGCCCAAGGGCCAGGCGCGGATCCGCACCCAGATCAGCGCCGCGCACACCCGCGAGCAACTGGACCGGGCGATCGACGCGTTCGTGCGGATCGGTCGCGAATTGAACGTCATCCCCGCCTGA
- a CDS encoding HNH endonuclease — protein sequence MRAVLRQRLLLAAQTDAQAQAVDGGWETRCLHCRRRLRLRADGEPLGHSTLEHVVPQAWFGRRAAAALCGLAGGDANAARNLALACAGCNHAKGRHHDARGPQDARAREVVAALLSARLARWRPPPAPAP from the coding sequence ATGCGGGCGGTCCTGCGCCAACGGCTGTTGCTGGCGGCGCAGACCGACGCGCAGGCGCAGGCGGTGGACGGCGGCTGGGAGACGCGCTGCCTGCATTGCCGCCGGCGCCTGCGCCTGCGCGCCGACGGCGAGCCGCTGGGCCACAGCACGCTGGAACACGTGGTGCCGCAGGCCTGGTTCGGTCGCCGCGCGGCGGCCGCGCTGTGCGGCCTGGCCGGCGGCGATGCGAACGCTGCGCGCAATCTGGCCTTGGCCTGTGCCGGCTGCAACCATGCCAAGGGCCGCCATCACGATGCGCGCGGCCCGCAGGACGCGCGCGCCCGCGAGGTGGTCGCCGCCCTGCTCAGCGCGCGGCTGGCGCGCTGGCGTCCGCCGCCGGCGCCAGCGCCCTGA